The genomic window TAGTTGACACTTGCACCTTGCAACTCGGGGAGCGTCCTGTGCACCACGTGTACAACGGCATGGCGGCCACAGAGCTCCGCGGAGTCGTCTGGCAGAAGAGCAGACACAGCAACTCCCAGGGCTCCTGCGTGGAGTTCGCGAAACTGCCCGGTGGAAATGTGGCGATGCGGAACTCGCGCCACCCCGACGGGCCCGCGCTCGTCTACACGCCGGCCGAGATAGAGGCGCTGCTGCTGGGCGTCAAGGACGGGGAGTTCGACCACCTCGCGACGGGTGCCTGACGGCACACCGGCGCGGCACCGCCGCCCGCCCGGGAACGGCGCGCAGGAGAGAGCGCTGGGCGTGGACGGTGGAGCCGGTGAGGCGCGCTGTCGCGCGCGCCGCCCGTACTGCGGCGGCCGGGCCCGTGACTACAGACTGTCGGGGAACGCGTCCACCGGGACCGGGTACGCCGGTACGGCGTGGTCCGTCAGCCGGAACAACGCCCACACCACTTTGCCCCGCGGGCCCGCCGCGGCCGCGGTGTCCCCGTCGAGGAGCGGTGAGGGGTGCCAGCCCCAGCAGTCGCTGAAGGACTCCACGAGGAACAGGCCCCGGCCGGACTCGGCGGAATCCGGTGCCTCGCCCGCGATCGGGCTCTCCTCGCTCGGATCGCGCACCGCGCACACCAGCCGCGAGGTCCAGCGCATGAGGTGCAGGCGCACGGAGGAGTCCTGGCGCCTCGGCGCCGCCTCGTCCGGCAGTCCGTGCCGGAGAGCGTTGGTGACCAGCTCGGACACGACCAGGGCGACATCGTCGAAGCGGTCGCCCAGGTCCCACGAGGCCAGTGTCGTACGGGTGAACTTCCGCGCGCCGCCCACAGCTTCGTACCGGGCCGGCAGCGAGCAGGAGGCCGATCCCGCGACCGCCGAGGGGTCGATGGGTGGAAGCCCCTGCCGTAACGGCTCGAGCATCGTCGATCCATTCGTCCCCATGCGAGGCACTCCCAGGATTCGCGGCTGTAGCGACACTGCTTGTAGCGGGCACTGCGGGTACAGCGGCACAACACGAACGAGCACGCAGGTGCGCGAGCACCATGGTTCCCAATGCGCACGGCAGATGCAAGGGCAGATGCACGTGCACGCGCCGGACGTGCCCGGTAGCGTGCCGGTTCTGACTCATTTCTTCCGCTTCACAGTTCTGGGTTTTTCGGAAAGCCTTGCCATCTCTGTAATCGAATGAGTACGGGCTGAAGCGTTTTGGTGGCAGAATCCGGCTCCGGGGTTCGGGGGAGCTCCGGTGCACGGGAAGCGATGGGGAGGGTCGGAAGCCAGTGTCGGCAGGCGAGTCGAGTGGTTCTGTGGTGCGGCGCATTCTGCTGGGCTCACAGCTCAGGCGCCTGCGCGAGTCGCGCGGCATCACCCGTGAGGCGGCCGGCTACTCGATCCGCGCCTCCGAATCGAAGATCAGCCGCATGGAGTTGGGACGGGTGAGCTTCAAGGCCAGGGACGTCGAGGACCTGCTCACGCTGTACGGAGTCACGGACGAGGCGGAGCGGGACTCCCTGCTCGGTCTGGCACGTGAGGCCAACGTGGCGGGCTGGTGGCACAGTTACGGCGATGTGCTGCCCGGCTGGTTCCAGACATACATCGGTCTGGAGGGGGCGGCCTCGCTCATCCGGATCTACGAAGTGCAGTTCGTCCACGGACTCCTGCAGACCGAGGCCTACGCCCATGCCGTCGTCGCGCGCGGCATGCCCGGTGCCCCGCCGGCCGAGATCGACCGCAGGGTCGCGCTCCGGCTGGCACGTCAGAAGGCGCTCGTCTCGGAGCGCGCCCCCCGCTTCCACGCCGTGCTCGACGAGGCGGCCCTGCGCCGCCCGTACGGCGGTCGCGAAGTGATGCGCGCGCAATTGCGGCATCTGATCGACATGTCGGAGCAGCCGAACATCACTCTTCAGGTGATGCCGTTCAGTTTCGGTGGTCATGCGGGCGAGAGCGGGGCATTCACCATGCTGCGCTTCCCGGAATCCGATCTGTCGGACATCGTGTATCTGGAGCAGCTGACAAGTGCCCTCTATCTGGACAAGGCCGAAGAAGTCGCCCAGTACGAAAAGGCCATGACGCGACTCCACGAGGACAGCCCGGGGCCGGAGGAGAGCCGGGATCTTCTCCGGGGACTCCTTCAACTGACGTGAATCGCCAGTACGATGACGAACTGACAGGAGTCGGCGCCTGCAGTAAGGGATTGCATGAGCTTCTTCAGTGAACTGGCCCACCAGTAC from Streptomyces sp. NBC_01341 includes these protein-coding regions:
- a CDS encoding helix-turn-helix domain-containing protein; this encodes MSAGESSGSVVRRILLGSQLRRLRESRGITREAAGYSIRASESKISRMELGRVSFKARDVEDLLTLYGVTDEAERDSLLGLAREANVAGWWHSYGDVLPGWFQTYIGLEGAASLIRIYEVQFVHGLLQTEAYAHAVVARGMPGAPPAEIDRRVALRLARQKALVSERAPRFHAVLDEAALRRPYGGREVMRAQLRHLIDMSEQPNITLQVMPFSFGGHAGESGAFTMLRFPESDLSDIVYLEQLTSALYLDKAEEVAQYEKAMTRLHEDSPGPEESRDLLRGLLQLT
- a CDS encoding ATP-binding protein; its protein translation is MLEPLRQGLPPIDPSAVAGSASCSLPARYEAVGGARKFTRTTLASWDLGDRFDDVALVVSELVTNALRHGLPDEAAPRRQDSSVRLHLMRWTSRLVCAVRDPSEESPIAGEAPDSAESGRGLFLVESFSDCWGWHPSPLLDGDTAAAAGPRGKVVWALFRLTDHAVPAYPVPVDAFPDSL
- a CDS encoding DUF397 domain-containing protein — its product is MHHVYNGMAATELRGVVWQKSRHSNSQGSCVEFAKLPGGNVAMRNSRHPDGPALVYTPAEIEALLLGVKDGEFDHLATGA